The sequence TGGGAGGGCCCCCCCTCCGTCCTATGCTCCAAACACCTGAAAACACGTGGGAATCCACCAAGTCTGGCACCGACGGCCGCGAGGCGCTCGCCGCACGTCACAAATTCCGGCGCTCGATCGCTCGATGGTTGTCGCGGCACATCGCCGCCGAATAAAGGAGCACACCTTGAGTGAAACAAGCGCCGTCAAGTATGAGCGGGAGATCCCGAAGGTCTTGCAGGCCATGACCGACGTGCACCGTGCCATTGACACCCACGGTTTCGATCGACTGCTCCATCATCTCGTCCAGCTGCGCGCGTCGCAGATCAATCGATGTGCCTATTGCGTCAAGATGCACACCCAGGAGGCGCGGCGGGACGGCGAAACCCCCGAGCGACTGGACCGTTTGATCGTCTGGGAGCAGGTGGACGACTTCAGCGAACGCGAGAAGGCGGCCCTTGCCTGGACGGAAGCGCTGACCGTGCTCGACGGGAAGACCGACCTCGGAGCACTCCGGGCCCGATTGAGGGCGCACTTCACGGACCAGGAGATCGGGGTTCTGACCTCGATCGTGGCCATGATCAACCTGTGGAACAGAGTCCAGGTGTCGAGGCACTGAAATGCCGAATCGTGACGACGTCGCCATCTTCGAGCAGTTCAGGCCCACACTCCTGGGGCTGGCCTATCGCATGCTTGGGTCGCGGGCCGACGCCGAGGATGCCGTCCAGGACACGTTCATCAAGTGGCGGAATGCCGACA is a genomic window of Cystobacter fuscus DSM 2262 containing:
- a CDS encoding carboxymuconolactone decarboxylase family protein; this translates as MSETSAVKYEREIPKVLQAMTDVHRAIDTHGFDRLLHHLVQLRASQINRCAYCVKMHTQEARRDGETPERLDRLIVWEQVDDFSEREKAALAWTEALTVLDGKTDLGALRARLRAHFTDQEIGVLTSIVAMINLWNRVQVSRH